The Erythrobacter sp. SDW2 region AACCGCGGAACGCATCCGCGTGTTCGACGATAGCTTACCAACAGGGGAAAATTCATCGCGGGGCCAAGCCAGGACCCGCCGCCAACAACCGTCCGGCGCAAGTCGCGGCGGCAATGACAAGTACAAGGAGTCGTACCTATGCGTAACACCACATTCGCCTCGAAGGCGGCATGCACCCTCGCGCTGATGGCTTTGCCGATGACAGCCAGCCTCTCTGCCCAGCAAGCCGAATTGCCGGCCCAAGGCAGCCAGATCACGGTCACCGGCATGGTCCCTGCCGACCTTGAAGGCATGCCGGCAGGTCCCGAAATCGATGGCTTCATCTCGGCCCGCAAGGGCGAGCGGATGCAGGTCACCACTGCCGAGGGCGTGAGCACCACTGTCGCTATCAGCGACGCCAGCCAGATCCGCGCTTCGGGCGGGTTTCTTGGCCTCAGCAAGGACAAGCTCGGTGCCGATGCGCTGCTGAACGGATTGCCGGTGACGGTCGAAACCGTCCAGTGGGGCAACACCCTGATCGCCAGAAAGGTGGCCGTGAAGAACCGCGATCTCAAAACCGCGCGCATGATCAGCACCGGCACCGCCCAGGGCTTTGCCGAACAGACCGCCGCAACCGACGCGCTGCGCAGCCGCGTGGCCGATATCGATAACTACAACGTCGTCGGCACTACCAATGTCTACTTCGATACCGGCAAGTGGGCGCTCTCGAGCCAGGCCCAGCAGGAACTCTGCGCCGCCGCGCAGCAGGCCAATGCGACCGACAACGCGCTGCTCCTGGTCGTCGGCTACACCGATTCGACCGGCAGCTACGAGATCAACCAGGAACTGAGCGAAAAGCGCGCCACCCGCGTGGTCAATTACCTGCAGCAGGCCTGCGGCTGGAAGCCCTATCGCATGCTGACCCCGACCGGCATGGCCGAAGCCGATCCGGCCGCCGATAACACCACCGACTACGGCAAGCAGCAGAACCGCCGCGTGGCGGTGAATATCCTCGTCAGCAAGGCTGTCGAAGGATTGTAGGGAAAGTCTGGGTGGCGGGCCTGCAGTCTGCAAGCTGACCATCTGCGATTACCGCCAGAGACCGACCCGCTCTCCTAGCCGGAGAGCGGGTCGCCCGTCCGGTGCCGACGTTACCAGTAGGGCGTAGCCACCCAGTAGGAATAGACCTGGGTCTGATAGTCGCGATCAAATTGCTGGTCGCGGTCGTTCTCGGAATAGGTCGGCGCTTCGCGCAACTGGTCTTCAGTCACGTCGAGCTTGTACCCGCCCACGTCCGTGTCATACTCGAGCTTCTCCCACGGCAGGCTGTGAAGTTCGCCGCCCATTCCCAAGAATGTGCCGACTGACACTTCGACATCACGGGCTTGCCCGCTCCTTTTGTCGAGCAGAATGCGCTTGACCGAGCCAATCTTGTCCCCGTTCTTGCCATAGACACTCGTTCCTTCGACGCGGTCGCTTTCAATAACGCTGCGTTCCCTTGTCTGTTGGTCTTGCATGAGATCCTTCTCCTTTTTGTCGTTTCCTCAGAAGAGGAGAGGTCACGGGGCCGGCCCGATCGACTCCTCATGGGAATCAATGGGCGACGACCACAATTGTGCCGAGAAAGATGCCGGACGGGCTAGGCGCAGGACGGGACGCAGATTTCCTGCCGAACCTTATGCAGGAAAGGATTGTCGCTAGCTGGGCATCCCCTCATAGGCCTCGACGATCCGGCCCACGATCGGGTGCCGCACCACGTCCGCTGCGGTGAAGCGGATGGTGCCGAAGCCTTCGACGCCTTCCAGCTTCCCGACCGCGTCGGCAAGGCCGCTCATGCGGTCGCCGCCGGGGATGTCGACCTGGCGCGGGTCGCCGCACACCACCATGCGGCTGTTCTGGCCGAAGCGGGTAAGGAACATCTTCATCTGCTCGCGCGTGGTGTTCTGCGCTTCGTCGAGGATGATGAAGCTGTCGGCCAGCGTCCGCCCGCGCATGAAGGCGATGGGCGCGATCTCGATCTCGCCCGATGCCAGCCGCCGTTCGACCTGCTCGGGCGGCATGCAGTCGTACAGCGCGTCGTAGAGCGGGCGCAGGTAGGGATCGACCTTGTCCTTCATGTCGCCGGGCAGGAAGCCGAGCTTTTCGCCCGCTTCCACCGCCGGGCGGCTCAGGATCAGCCGCTGGACACTGCCGGTGATCAGCTGCGCCACCGCCTGTGCCACGGCAAGGTAGGTCTTGCCGGTGCCCGCAGGACCCAGCGCGAAGATGATGTCGTCGCGGGCGAGGCTGCGCATGTAGACTGCCTGCGTCGCGCTACGCGGGACGATGGTCTTGCGCCGCGTGCGGATCATGATCGGCGGGCCGCCGTTGTCGCCCTCCATGATACCCGCCAGCGTTGGCTCGTTCGACATCACGATCATGGCCTCGATCGCACCGGCGTCGAGTTCCTGCCCCTGTGCCAGCCGGTCATACATCGATTGCAGCGTGTCGCGGGCGCGGGCGACGCTGTCCTCCGGCCCTTCGATCTGGACATGGTCGCCGCGCGCCGAGATGAACACGCCGAGCCGGTTCTCCACCTGCACCAGATTGGCATCGAACTGCCCGAACAGCGGGACCAGCAGCGACTGGTTGTCGAATTCCATATCCACCTTGGCCCGGCGGATCTCACGAAGCGGGACCGGATCGGGGGAGAAGCCCCGGTCGCCGGTGCGGGAAGGTTTACGGCCCATGCGGCTCCTTTGTTTGCGACTCGGATTCTAGGACAGAACGCACGAGACGCAAGGACGGGTGCCGAACGGGGTTGGGGAAAGTCACTGCGGTGTCATGCAAGTGCCGCGCGCAGCGCCTTTTCTGGTTCGCGCCCAGACGCCAAGAAGCCAAGAAAAGGTGCTGGGTAGCCGGCTCAGCACAACATCTTGGTTTTCTTGGCGTCTTGGCGCGAGATATGCCCCGGCAAAGCCGGGGCGTTACGCTGCCACAGTCGTGAGCAGCCGCCCGGCCAGCGAATTCGGTCCGGCCTCGACCAGCTCGACCTCGACCAGATCGCCAAGAGCGCAATCACCCCCATCGTCTTTGGCAAACCACACGCTCTGAAGCCACGGCGACTTGCCGAGCCACTGCCCCGGCAGCTTGCCCTTGCGCTCGACCAGAACCTCGCAGCGCCTGCCCACACTCGCCTGATTGAACGCGAGCTGGTCGCGGCCCAGGGCGGCTTGCAGCCGGGCGAGGCGATCTTCCATCACTTCCTTGGCGACCTGCCCCTCCATGCTGGCGGCAGGCGTGCCGGGGCGGGGGGAGTATTTGAAGCTGAAGGCCTGGGCGTAGCGGACTTCGCCGACGATCTTCAGCGTGTCCTCGAACTCGGCCTCGGTCTCGCCGGGGAAGCCGACGATGAAATCGCCGCTCAGTGCGATGTCGGGCCGCGCCGCGCGAAAGCGTTCGAGCAGGCGCAGGTAACTCTCCGCCGTGTGGCTGCGGTTCATCGCCCTCAGCACCCGGTCGTTGCCGCTCTGCACCGGCAGGTGGAGATAGGGCATCAGCTTGTCGACCTCGCCATGGGCGGCGATCATGGCGTCGTCCATGTCGGCCGGATGGCTGGTGGTGTAGCGGATGCGGGCGAGCCCATCCACGGCGGCGAGCGCCTTGATCAGGCCTGCCAGACCCTGCGCGCGGCCCTTGTCGTCCTCGCCGCGCCAGGCGTTGACGTTCTGGCCCAGCAGGGTGATTTCCTTGGCCCCGGCCTCGACCAGCCTGTGCGCTTCGGCGACAAGGTCCTTGTAGGGCCGCGAGATTTCCGCGCCGCGGGTATAGGGCACCACGCAATAGGTGCAGAACTTGTCGCACCCTTCCTGCACGGTGAGGAAGGCCGTAGGGCCGATCTTCCTGCGTGCGGGCAGGGCATCGAACTTGGCGATCGGGGGCATGTCGGTGTCGGTCGCGCGCTCGCCCCTGACCGCCTTGTCGAGCATGTCGGGCAGGCGGTGATAGGCCTGCGGCCCGACCACCATGCTCACCGCCGGGGCGCGGGCCATGATTTCCTCGCCTTCGGCCTGGGCGACACAGCCGGCGACCGCGATCAGCGGTTCCCTGCCCGCTTTGCGTCCCGCCTTCACCAGCCGGCCGATATCGGAATAGACCTTCTCGGCCGCCTTCTCGCGGATGTGGCAGGTGTTGAGCACCACCAGGTCCGCCTCCTCGCCCTCGGGCGCGGGCGTGATGCCCTTCTCGGCCAGGAGTTCGGCCATGCGCTCGCCGTCATAGACGTTCATCTGGCAGCCGAAGCTCTTGACCCGGTAGGTGCGCGGGTTCCTTGGGGGGGCGTCAGTAGGTTTCATGAGCGCGCGCCTTTAGGGCAAAAGCTGCGCCGATGGAACAGGCTTAGAAAGGCTCGAACCTCTCGTCCGCCACGGTCTTCGCATCGGTCATCCCGCCGAGCGGAGGCGCGGACATGTTCGACGGGATCGCCGCCATCGAGCAGAAATAACCCTGTTCCGCATAGGGGTGATCGGGGCCGTAGCCGATCACGGCGAACTCGTAGGTGTAGCCCGAATGGTCGATCCGCGCAGTGGCGGATACGGCCGTGGCGGAACGCTTCCACTGCACCGCGTCCATGTCGAACCGCAGCGATGGGTCGTCGAACACCCGCGCCAGCGGCTGCGCGAATTGTTGCGTTTTCGACCAGGTCGAGGGATAGCAATCGACCCCGTTCGGACCTTGCCCGAGCATTGTCTCGACCTTGTCGCGCGGTGTCGCAATGCGCGTGCTGCTCTCGCCGCTATTGGATTGGTCACCGCAACCGGCGATCATCGCGGCCAACACCAGGACAGGAAACAGTCGCACCGCCATCACTCTATCGGCACCGCCGGCGCGCTGTAGCGGACGGGCGGGACATCGTGCTGGAACGGGCGGACCGGGTGGCCGAGGCATTCCTCGAGCTTGGTCTCGATTTCCTCGCGCGCCTTGGCGGCGATGGCCTTGCGGCCACGATATTCCTCGGGGCTGAAGGGCTCGAGGAAATGGATGCCGAGCCGGAAGCTGCCCTTGCGGCTCAGTACGCGGCGGAAGTTGTTGATCCCGCTCTCGTTGCCGACCCAGCCGATCCATTCGGCCACCTCGCCGTAATCGAGCACAATTGGCTGCACCAGCACGCCGGGCGGCGGCGGTTCCAGCACGCTCAGCATGCTGCTCTTGAACGGCAGCAGCGAATGCCCATCGGTGGTCGTGCCTTCGGGGAAGACCGTCACCGACCAGTTGTCCATCAGCGCCTCGCGCAGGTGGTTGATCTGGTCTGCCACGCCCAGCCGGTTCTCGCGCTTGACGAAGACGGTGCGGTTGAGGCCGCACAGCCACCCGACCACCGGTGCTTCGGCCAGTTCGGCCTTGGCCACGAAGGCGGTGCCACTTGCCCCGGCGATGGTCAGGATGTCGACCCAGCTGACATGGTTGGAGATGAAGAACACATCGCGCCGCAGCGGGGTACCGTAGCGCTCGACACGCGCGCCGACGATCCAGCCGGTGATGCCAAGGAACCACATCGGGAAGGGAGAGCCGTAGGAGATAACGCGATATAGGTAATGCAGCGGCACGAAGATCATGATCGCGAGCAGGATCAGGAAAGTGCGGAACACGAACCGCATATTCCCCATCAGGCTGAGCGGGGTTTTCTCGCCGGTTGCTGCCGCCTGGCGCAGCTTCCACGCATTTTCGTCGAAGCTGGCGCTTCCCGGATCAGTCGTCACGGCCGATCCGCACCCCGTACAGTTCCATCCGGTGATCGACCAGGCGATAGCCGAGCTTTTCGGCGATCTGCTTCTGCAGTGCCTCCAGCTCAGGGTCGACGAATTCCACCACCTTGCCGGTTTCGACGTCGATCAGGTGATCGTGATGCGCTTCCGGCGCAGGCTCGTAGCGGGCGCGGCCGTCGCCGAAATCGTGCCGGTCGAGAATACCGGCCTCTTCGAACAGGCGGACGGTGCGATAGACCGTGGCGATGGAAATCTTGGGATCGACCGCGCTGGCACGTTCGTGCAGCAACTCGACGTCGGGATGATCTTCGCTCTCCGACAGCACCTTGGCGATGACGCGCCGCTGTTCGGTGATGCGCAGCCCCTTGTCGGCGCACAATTGTTCAAGGTCGATCCGTTCGGGCAAGCCCACTTTCTCCTGCAAAAAGGAAACGCCCCGCACCCTTATAGGGGCGGGGCGCTGCACTCAAGCGGGGGTTATCCCCCGCAGTCATCGGCAAAGCCGATTACGCGGACTTTTTCTTGCGGCCGCGCTTCTGGCCAGGCTGGCGACCGAGGCCAATCTTGACCGCGAGGTCACGACGGGTTTCGGCATAGTCGGGTGCGACCATCGGATAGTCGCCGGCAAGGCCCCAACGGGCACGGTATTCGTCAATGCTCAGGCCGTGTTCGGTGTTCAGGTGACGCTTGAGCATTTTCATCTTCTTGCCGCAATCGAGGCAGACGATGTGATCTTTCTTGACCGACGAGCGGATCGGCACGGCGGGGTCGGGACGCACTTCTGCCGGTGCGGGTGCGTGGCCGAGGCCCGCCAGGGCGCCGTATACGCTGGTAATCAGGGCAGGCACGTCAGCCACTTCTACGTTGTTGTTGCTGACATGCGCGGCGACGATGTCGGACGTCAACGTGATCAACGTTTCCGACATATCGGTTCCTAGTTCTTCCATAAGTTCCTCAACTTCTTTGCGATCGATATTTAGGTTCGGCTTTTGCCGTGCGACCCGCGCAAGGTCATGCGCCATGATTGCAGTCTTTTCAAGTGAAGCTTGGCGAAGAGAATGATCAATTCAGTCGAGATTGATCTGCACCGAAGCAAATTAGAGGATTTTTAGAAAGGTAATGGCGTCGATCCGCGTGCCATCGCCGGCAGTATAGTAGCCTTTGCGGCGGCCGATCGGTGTGAACCCCTGGCGCTGATAGAGCGAAACGGCCGGATTGTTCTCGCGCATTTCGAGAAACAGCTTGTCCGCCCCGCGCGCGCGCGCGTCACCCGCCAGCAGGGCGATCATGCGCGCGCCCAGGCCCCTGCCGCGCAATTCGGGCTTCGTCGCGATCAGCAGCAGTTCCTCTTCGCCCGGCGCGGCGCGCACCATGGCAAAGGCGGCGGCGTCGGTATCTTCGACAGGTTCCGCACCGGCGGCATCGAGCAGCCGGTAATGCGTGCTCGACATCATCAGCGAACCTTCCACTTGCCGTCTTGTCCAGGCCTCGCCCCACTGCGGATCGAACGCGGCCTCCATGACAGCCATGATCCGGTCGATATCATCCATTATCGCGCCACCTGCGCGGCCGGCTTGGCATCGGGCGCGCGGCCATAGATCGGCTGGATCTGCGGGCTCAGCAGGCTGTCGGGCAGGTCGAGAGCGTGGCAGGCGTCGGGATGGAGCTGATACGCAGAGCCGCTGCCGCGCCGCTCTACCATAGCTTCGGCCTGCGTCCCTGCGACCAGCGAGGCGCCGGCCGCTAGCGCCGCTTCTTCCGGCACCAGCGAGGCGACTGGTGCGAGTGGCTCGCCATTCGCGGCAAAGGGCTGGACGAACCATTCGCCATGCCCGCCGTTCATCGCCACATCGACTGGCTGCGCCCCCGCTTGCGCGCGCGCCATCGTCGCGACCAGCGCCAGTGTCGGATAGCCCAGCACCTCGGCCCGCCACACCAGCGCCAGCGCGCGGGCGGTGGCGATGCCGATGCGGATGCCGGTAAAGCTGCCGGGTCCGAGCGCGACGAGGATCCGCTCTGCCTGTCCCTTGTCAGGTAGGGCCTGGACCATCGGCACCAGCTGTTCGGCATGGCCGCGCCCGAGGATGCGGTGGTCATGCGCGACAAGAGCCGCGCCGTCGAACAGGGCGATCGAGCAGGCTTCGGTCGAGCAGTCGATGGCGAGCGTTTTCATCGTCCCGCCGGTAACGCCTCAGGCGAAGCGCGTAAACTTGCCGAATTCGGGGCGCGGGCTGCGATCGAAGATGGTCGAGGGATCCCCATAGCCGATCGAACAGATCCAGTCGGCCTTCACCTGCGGCTCTTCGGCGAAGAAATGCGCCGTCACACCGTCGAGATCGACGCCCGACATCGGCCCGCAATCGAGGCCCAGAGCACGCGCGGCGATGATCATGTAGGCACCCTGCAGGGCCGAATTGCGCTTGGCCCCTTCAATCCGCCCGGCTTCATCGCCTTCGAACCAGCTCTTGGCATCGGTGTGCGGGAACAGCCACGGCAGTTCCTCGTGGAAGTCGATATCATAGCCGATGATGACAGTGACCGGGGCGGCCAGGATCTTGGCCTTGTTGCCCTCCGATGCCAGCTCGGCCAGCTTGGCCTTGCCATCGTCGGAGGTCACGAACACCAGCCGCGCTGGCTGCATATTGGCCGAAGTCGGCCCCATCTTCATCAGGTCGTAGATCCGCCGCAGCTGGTCTTCGTCGACCGGCTTGTCGAGCCAGCCGTTGTAAGTCCGGGCTTCGTTGAAGATCTGGTCGAGCGCTGCGTCGGACAGCACAGGGTCGTGAAACTGCTGGGTCATGGAAATCCTCGATTGGTCGGAAATCAGGCTGCGCGGACTTCAACGACTTCGGGGACGTAATGTTTCAGCAGGCCCTCGATCCCCTGCTTGAGCGTCGCGGTGGAGGAGGGGCAGCCCGAACATGCACCCTGCAGTGTCAGATAGACCACGCCATCCTTGAACCCGCGATAGGCGATATCGCCGCCGTCGCCCGCCACCGCCGGGCGGACGCGCGTTTCGAGCAGCTCGTTGATCTGCTCGACAATGTCGGCGTCGGCCGGGTCCGCCTCGAACAACAGCGCATCTTCCGCCGGAACCGAGATCCCGGCTGCGCTGCCGCCTGCGAAAAGCGGTGCTTCGCTGACGAAGTGGTCGAGCAGGACCGAGACGATTTGCGGCTTGAGGCTGGGCCAGTCGACGCCCGGAGCCTTGGAGACGGACACGAAATCCCCGCCGAAGAACACATTGGTCACTTCGCCCGTGTCGAACAGAGCCTGCGCCAGCGGGCTGGCTTCGGCCTCCTCGGGTGTGGTGAATTCGCGCGTCCCGCCCGGCATCACCTGCCGCCCGGGCAGGAACTTGAGCGTGGCGGGGTTCGGGGTCGGTTCGGTCTCTATGAACATGACTAGGATGTAGGGACGGGGCGGCATCGCGGCAAGCTATTCACTGTCCCTTCACCTCAATCGTTCCTATAGCGCCGGTATGAGAATTCTTTCGCGTGTCGCACGGCCGCTTGCTTTCATCCTCCCGCTCGTTTTGGTGGCCGGTACCGTCCAGGCCGAGGAAGCCCCTGCACCCCGGAGCGAGGCGCAGCAGCCCGCCGAGGCCAGGAACGCGCCGCCCCCGGCAATGCCGCGCCCGGCCTCGCTGCAGGGCGACAAGGAAGTGCCCTGGCTCTACAAGGGCTCCAACGTCCCGGTCGACCGCGAATGGAAGTTCGGCGAACTCGACAACGGCCTGCGCTATTCCGTGCGCGAAAACGGTGTTCCGCCGCAGCAGGTTTCGATCCGCATCCGCATCGACGCCGGCTCGCTGCATGAACGCGACGAGGAGCGCGGCTATGCCCACCTGCTCGAACACCTGCTGTTCCGCGAGAGCAAGTACCTGGGGCCGGCACAGGCGATCCCGACCTGGCAAAAGCTGGGTGCGAGCTTTGGCAACGATACCAATGCCATGACCACCCCGACCCAGACGGTCTACCAGCTCGACCTGCCCGAAGCGTCGCCGGAAAAGCTGGAAGAGAGCTTCAAGCTGCTTTCCGGCATGATCCGCGAACCGGTGCTGAGCGATGCCAACGTCAAGGCCGAAGTGCCGATCGTGCTGGCGGAGAAACGGGAAAGCGGAGGGGCGGCCGAGCGTGTGGCCGATGCCAGCCGCGCAACGCTGTTCGCGGGCCAAAGGCTCGCCGACCGTTCCCCGATCGGCACCGAGGCGACACTCAACGCTGCGACCGGCGCGGCCGTAGCGGACTTCCACCGCCGCTGGTATCGCCCGGAAAAGACCGTGATTGCGGTGGCCGGCGATGTCGATCCGTTGGTGCTGGCCAGCCTGATCGAGAAGTATTTCGGCGACTGGAAGGGTGTGGGCAAGGGCGCTGTCGAGCCCGCGTTCGGCGACCCGCGTGCGCCCAGGGGCACAAAGAGGGCCAAGGGCGTGGTGCCGGTCGGCGATACCGCCGTGCTGGTCGAGCCCGACCTGCCGCGCAGCTTCCGCTACGGCATCATGCGTCCATGGCGCCCGGTGCAGGACACGATCGTCTACAACGAGGGCCTGCTGATGGACGGGCTGGCGATGGCGTTGATCAACCGGCGCCTGGAATCGCGGGCGCGGGCTGGGGGCAGCTATCTCTACGCCCAGGTCGAGCAGGAGGATGTCAGCCGTTCGTCCGACGTTACCTGGGTCAGCTTTGCACCGCTCAGCGAGGACTGGCAGACCGCGCTGGCCGATGTGCGCGGCGTGATTGCCGATGCGCTGGCCAATCCGCCGACGCAGGAAGAACTCGACCGCGAAATCGCCGAATTCGAAGTCGCGTTCGTCGCCAGTGTCGAGGAAGCTCCCGTCGCTCCGGGCGCCAAGCTGGCTGACAATATCGTCAACGCGGTCGACATCCGCGAGACCACCGCGTCGCCGCAGACCGTGCTCGACATATTCCGTGGCATGGCCGAACGGGCGACCCCCGAGGCGCTGCTGGCGCGCACGCAGATGCTGTTCAAGGGCGATGTGGTCCGCTCGGTCTACCTGACCCCTGCGACAGGTGAGGCCGATGCCGCGACCATCGCCGCAGCGCTGCGCGCCAAGGTCGAGCCCGATGCCAGCGCCCGTTTGGCAGCCAAGACGATTTCCTTCGAAGACCAGCCGGCGATCGGTACCCCGGGCACGGTGGCGGCCAGCGGTGGCCTGGGCATCCTCGGGATCGAGGCGCTCGCGCTCGACAATGGCGTACGGGTCCAGCTGTGGCCCAACGATGCCGAGCCGGGCCGGGTCGCGGTCAAGGTCCGCTTCGGGACCGGCTATCGCGGCTTCACCGCCGAGACCGCGCCCTATGCCTCGCTGGGATCCATGGCGCTGATCGGTTCCGGCCTCGCCGACCTTGACCAGGAAGACCTCGACCGCATTTCGACCGGGCGCAAGCTGGGGTTCGATTTCACCATTGGCGACGCAAGCTTTACCTTCGATGCGCAGACCCGCAACGAAGACCTGGCCGACCAGCTTTACCTGTTCGCGGCCAAGCTCGGCATGCCGAAGTGGGATCCCAACCCGGTGATCCGTGCGCAGGCAGCCGCGCGCCTGGCCTATGAATCCTATGCCGCCAGCCCGGCCGGGGTCATGACCCGCGACCTCGATTACCTGCTGACCGCGAAGGACCCGCGCTTTGCTACGCCTGACCCGGCCACCATTGCCGGGACCACGCCGGAAGGTTTCCGCGAGGTGTGGGAGCCGCTGTTGAAGCAGGGGCCGGTAGAAGTCATGATATATGGCGAATTCGACCGCGATGCGGCGATCGAAGCGCTCAAGAAAACCTTCGGCGCGCTACCGCCGCGCGATCCGATTCCGGAGACTGCAGCCGGGGCGGTCAAGGCCTTCCCGGCGCCCGGGGAGACGACGGTCCTGACCCATCGCGGCGATGCCAACCAGGCGGCAGCGGTGGTGGCCTGGCCGACAGGTGGCGGGATCGAGGACGTCCGCACCTCGCGCCAGCTCGAAGTGCTCTCGCGCCTGTTCAGCAACCGCCTGTTCGACTCGATACGCGAAAAGTCCGGCGCAAGCTATGCGCCCTTCGTCACCACCGACTGGCCGATCGACATGCCGCAGGGAGGGACCATCACCGCGATGGCGCAGGTCAGCCCGGACATCGTTCCGACCTTCTTTGCCGAAGCCGACGCGATCGCCGCCGACCTTGCTGCCAACCCGCCGAGCCAGGACGAGCTCGACCGTACCATCGAGCCGCTGCGCCAGCTGCTCAAC contains the following coding sequences:
- a CDS encoding pitrilysin family protein — translated: MRILSRVARPLAFILPLVLVAGTVQAEEAPAPRSEAQQPAEARNAPPPAMPRPASLQGDKEVPWLYKGSNVPVDREWKFGELDNGLRYSVRENGVPPQQVSIRIRIDAGSLHERDEERGYAHLLEHLLFRESKYLGPAQAIPTWQKLGASFGNDTNAMTTPTQTVYQLDLPEASPEKLEESFKLLSGMIREPVLSDANVKAEVPIVLAEKRESGGAAERVADASRATLFAGQRLADRSPIGTEATLNAATGAAVADFHRRWYRPEKTVIAVAGDVDPLVLASLIEKYFGDWKGVGKGAVEPAFGDPRAPRGTKRAKGVVPVGDTAVLVEPDLPRSFRYGIMRPWRPVQDTIVYNEGLLMDGLAMALINRRLESRARAGGSYLYAQVEQEDVSRSSDVTWVSFAPLSEDWQTALADVRGVIADALANPPTQEELDREIAEFEVAFVASVEEAPVAPGAKLADNIVNAVDIRETTASPQTVLDIFRGMAERATPEALLARTQMLFKGDVVRSVYLTPATGEADAATIAAALRAKVEPDASARLAAKTISFEDQPAIGTPGTVAASGGLGILGIEALALDNGVRVQLWPNDAEPGRVAVKVRFGTGYRGFTAETAPYASLGSMALIGSGLADLDQEDLDRISTGRKLGFDFTIGDASFTFDAQTRNEDLADQLYLFAAKLGMPKWDPNPVIRAQAAARLAYESYAASPAGVMTRDLDYLLTAKDPRFATPDPATIAGTTPEGFREVWEPLLKQGPVEVMIYGEFDRDAAIEALKKTFGALPPRDPIPETAAGAVKAFPAPGETTVLTHRGDANQAAAVVAWPTGGGIEDVRTSRQLEVLSRLFSNRLFDSIREKSGASYAPFVTTDWPIDMPQGGTITAMAQVSPDIVPTFFAEADAIAADLAANPPSQDELDRTIEPLRQLLNRASTGNGFWMWQLEGATYDERRVKVVRSLLDDYTVITPAEVQALAQRFLAARPGYRLAIIPEGQELAEGGVPASQGMEANAGR